ATTATCGTCACATATCATGTCTTGTAAATAGTTTTATCTTTGTCTACTAACTTTatctcaatttttaaaaaagtacgtCCCCCAACCGCGGTCTTAACGGGCCGCGGTGATACATTTCGAGATGCGGGCTTATGAATGGACTTGATCTTCAACTATAAATAAATCGAATTTTATCCCAAAGGGTTTTATTTTAAGGCaaacgtaaaaataattgaCGCAACGGTCTTagaaaattcaattatttcagACTTACGGCACCCGCGAATTCGTGTACGATTACACATTTTCAACCCCTCTTCCAAGTGCCGAATTTCAAGATTAAAATTATCCAAGTGTTCTAGCTCATATGAGATTAAATCGTGTCCAGTTTCATATAAATTCATTTCATATGAGAAAAATTTACATACGAAAATGGAGAGAAAAATATACAGTTTGGCttctgtattaattttaaattgccctacgaaaacttttttaaaatatcatctaTGTACAGAATAGGACTTACAATTGTATTATACGTATGAATTTAGATATaaagaaaagtatttttcatGTTACGTTTGGTAGTTTTAAAGTCAAAGTTAGCtgaaatattcaatattatattaatgtaaaataaatcagTAAATCTGATCTAATTCTAAGCTATTGTCCTGTAGATATTTGAAGGAGATGGCCTTCCAGATAAGATATGCAGTGAATGCATTCAAAAACTCAGTAGTGCTCACATATTTAAACAACAATGCGAGCGGTCTGATCAAGAGCTAAGACGAAATTATGTTCCTCCACCAGGTAGGTACCGATATTATTCATAACATTTACGTTACTAGCTACAACATTTAATGAATAAGTGTCTGAATCGCGATCGATCACAATTTAACCTGTAATATTCTGCTGGGTATATGCCTTTTTGTTTGTTGTCTTGTTGGAGAGCATATACGGcactcgcaccactacatcagagcgATGTTAGCGtctttgaataattcttttaataattatttataattttcattatcaGGCTTCAGTTCACCGACACCACCCAACAGACAGAGCAGCGATTCAGTATTGTCATCGCAAACTGAAGTCTCTAAACCCTCATCGACATTCGAAAGCAAGGTGACACCAGTCAGTAGATCACGGAAGCGAAGCAGAGACAGCCTTGACAATACATCTACGAGTAGCCGCTCTCGTGATTACCAACCGGGAAGTTCGAAGCGGGTTGACCAACTTCGAATGTCTCAGAAGAAACCCAAGCTTTCTATAAATTCGGATTCAGATTTCGATGACAATAGCCCTTCTTTTTATTCCCCTGAAACAGACTCCGATGAACCTTTGCAGCATAAGTGTAAACAATGCGACAAAGCGTTCCGCTCGATTAAAAGTCTATCAGCTCATTCTAAATGTCACAAACGAAAAAGTgtgctaaataaattacaaatagacacGAAAAATTCTCTTGAATCGCCAAAAGAAATTAAAGATGCTGTAGATGATGACAGCAAACTTTCATGCGATAAATGTggaaaagattttaaattaaaaataatgttaaaacgCCATCATGATATCTGCGGGAAATCGCCTCGAAAAGAGTTAATGGTTTCTTTAGAGCCAATAGACTCTGTGCCACAAACTAGGAAGGTCGACTGTGATATGTGCACGTCGAAATTTAAAACGATTGAGGACCTAGAAGCGCATAAAGTAATGCACGCGGCACTTCTTAAAGGGACTATCAATGAAACTAAAGAAGTAGTTGTCCCTTGTTTATATTGTGGCCTTTCTTTTGACGATTATAATCTTCATAACGCTCACTTCAATACATGTCCTCAGAAGTCCGACCTTAGTACATTCCAGTGTCCTATTTGTATGAGAGCAATAACAAAAAAGGGATGTTATTTCTTACACCTTAGAACGCATTTTTTTCCGGTATCGTCAACGAAATCCATAGCTGAAGTAGCTACTAAACAAGAAATCTTTCAATGCCGTATGTGTAATATGAAACTACAAAATCAAGAGTCATTGATTACCCATCTGGCTGGGCACATGTCTAATATCGACGACGCTGATGAAGGAGGCGACGAAGAATCAAGGTATGTATCAAAATAATggtatctatagaaataaattggagtgtttgactaatattaaaataatcaatttttactaaattaatatgtatgtatacacggtacatataccaaaataacattttttataattgttatttgtctgtctgttgtcccggctaatgtctgaaacggctggagcgattttgacgggactttcactggcagacagctgatgtaataaggagtaacataggctactctaactttagatttttttgactgcgaactgaacaataattattttgttaaattccacacggacgaagtcgcgggcacagctaattagattatatgtatatacacattCTTTAGATTACGAGGATTTTACTAATTTTCTACTTTCATTTCAGGGCAAGTACAATAGATGACTCAGCATCAGCTCATTCAGAATACAGTGCAAGCATCTCAAGTGGACCTTTAAAGTGCAAATCTTGtgataaatcatttaaatataagaaagCTCTATTAACGCACGAGCTAAAACATTCTCAAGGTGATATAAAAACTGAAGTTATAGAAAAGGATAATTCTTCAAGTTTGTTAAATGAAACTACTGCTTCATTAAACCAATATGAATCGGAATCTAGTCAAGATGAGGGCGAAGAGGATAATACATGTGATATTTGTGAAAAGCAGTTCTCATACAAGAGACTACTCCTGCAACACAAAAGAACCAAACACCCAATGACTGCAGGATACAAGCGAGCTAAGATCAATTTAAAGGATTGCTCCGTCCGGTGTTTGATATGTGATATTGAAATGAAAGTCAGTGCGATTAATGAGCACAATCAGACACATATATCGGTCAATATAAAGCCCAGAAATTTGTACACGTGTATGGAGTGTGAAGAGCAATTCAAGAGCTGCAGTGCGCTGGCGAATCACATTAAATTCGTGCACCGTCTCAAACAACAGCAAGTGAAAATGAATGTGGCGCCAGCAGATCTGGCGGATTTTTGTGAAGTCGTTGTGACGAAGGCGGAACCCCTGGACGAGCTCCAGAGTCACAACGGCTTTGGTGAGGTTCCCGTCAACAATGAATCACTGGTAAACATGAGTGGCTTTACTTGTCCCATTTGTAACAAGCAATTACCGACCTTGATATCTCTCAAACGACACGTTAATTGGCATAACCACGTCGGGAAAAGCTTGGAGAAACAGCTCGAGTGTTTCGTTTGTAAAGAGGTAGGAATGGTTcctgatattaaaatataatgtctatgtttatgatataattttatttaattatggttTTTGGTTTCAGACTTTCCGGTTTCAGTGTCATTATAAGTTACACATGCGTGAACACTATAATGACACGAATCTCGATCCAAAACTGTTGACCTGCTCCATCTGCAATCGTAAAAGTAAACATCTCCGCGCAGCTCAGGCGCATATGAACTTTCATAAACAGAcgcgttttaaaaataaagattacgAATGTTCTATTTGCAAAAGGATTTTCCAACATCGTAAAGTTTACCTCTCACATATGGCTATACATTATAAGCGCGGTGAAAGTACTACTAACACTATTGTGGGTTCTGAGCTACCTAACTCAGTGGATAAAAACAAATTTGACGGTACCCATACCTGTCATCTATGTGGCAATGTTTGTGATTCGGAAAACTCTCTGAAACACCATATAATTTGGCACAAGTCCAAGACATCTTTATTTGGAGCTAGACACGAATGCCACATTTGCAACTTGCGGTTTACAAATAAAAAGCGCCTTGAGCTTCACATAAGAACACATTTTGAGGATGATAACGGACCTTTTAAATGTCATATTTGTGGGAAGGGTTACATCGATGAGGATTATTTTAAGAGACATGTAAAAGGCCATAACTTTGATCATCAATCACATAAAAAACGAATAGAGAAGCTTAGGAAAAATAAGGTGAAGTGTCCGATTTGTGCTCGTTACTATCCAGACTTGGTGAAACTTATTCGCCACTTGCGACGGACACATCCAGAGAGTAAGATGATTAAGGAGGACCCGGATGCGCCACCACCGAACTATTATTCATGTAAATTATGTGCTAAAGTGTTCTTAGACGAGAGGAGATTGCAGTTCCACGAAGAAGCCCATTTACGAAAACCAGAATTTTTCAAATGTAAGTTCTGTGGTAAAAAGACAATATCACTGAAGAATCACAGGGTCCACATCAAAGGTCATCTCACACAGAAATATATCGATAATCCACTAAAATGCCCACACTGTGAAGAAAAGTTTATGCGAGGTTATGATCTACATTATCATTTACGTGACGCTCATGATATCAATGAGACTTGGATAGAAGAACGGGGGAAACAGACTTTAGACGGTCCACTGAAAGACTTACAATGTTCTATATGTTACAAAGTCTTAGCCAGTAAAGGAAACTTTGAAAGGCACATAGATTACCATAACTCTCTTAGATGTAATTACTGTTTTGATTACTTTAGTTCTCTTCGATTCTTGGAGGGACATCTTGCCTTCAGTTGTGACAAGAAAAAACTTATTGGTGAAACTGAAATTTATCCGAAAAAGGTAAAGTGTCATATTTGTTACAAACCTTTCCACTTGCAAGTGAAGTTGGATTGCCACTTACGCACTCAACATGACATAAGAACGTTTAAAAAAGCTTCCGAGGGGAAACAGGAAATTGTTTGTGACTATTGTTTTAAAGTATTTGAAAATGAATATGCTCTCAATACTCACAAGATTTATCACCGTACTGTCGGCTACTACGGCTGTATATATTGTAACAGAAAGTTTAACAACATGACAAGTTatagaaaacataaaaatcaccATTTTTCACAAATGAATATTGACGAACCAACAAAATGTGAACATTGTGATGAAACAT
This is a stretch of genomic DNA from Melitaea cinxia chromosome 2, ilMelCinx1.1, whole genome shotgun sequence. It encodes these proteins:
- the LOC123659769 gene encoding zinc finger protein 91-like, which produces MALKLGKCRLCLKLGDFYSIFTVDNNLQLAEMVMECARVKIFEGDGLPDKICSECIQKLSSAHIFKQQCERSDQELRRNYVPPPGFSSPTPPNRQSSDSVLSSQTEVSKPSSTFESKVTPVSRSRKRSRDSLDNTSTSSRSRDYQPGSSKRVDQLRMSQKKPKLSINSDSDFDDNSPSFYSPETDSDEPLQHKCKQCDKAFRSIKSLSAHSKCHKRKSVLNKLQIDTKNSLESPKEIKDAVDDDSKLSCDKCGKDFKLKIMLKRHHDICGKSPRKELMVSLEPIDSVPQTRKVDCDMCTSKFKTIEDLEAHKVMHAALLKGTINETKEVVVPCLYCGLSFDDYNLHNAHFNTCPQKSDLSTFQCPICMRAITKKGCYFLHLRTHFFPVSSTKSIAEVATKQEIFQCRMCNMKLQNQESLITHLAGHMSNIDDADEGGDEESRASTIDDSASAHSEYSASISSGPLKCKSCDKSFKYKKALLTHELKHSQGDIKTEVIEKDNSSSLLNETTASLNQYESESSQDEGEEDNTCDICEKQFSYKRLLLQHKRTKHPMTAGYKRAKINLKDCSVRCLICDIEMKVSAINEHNQTHISVNIKPRNLYTCMECEEQFKSCSALANHIKFVHRLKQQQVKMNVAPADLADFCEVVVTKAEPLDELQSHNGFGEVPVNNESLVNMSGFTCPICNKQLPTLISLKRHVNWHNHVGKSLEKQLECFVCKETFRFQCHYKLHMREHYNDTNLDPKLLTCSICNRKSKHLRAAQAHMNFHKQTRFKNKDYECSICKRIFQHRKVYLSHMAIHYKRGESTTNTIVGSELPNSVDKNKFDGTHTCHLCGNVCDSENSLKHHIIWHKSKTSLFGARHECHICNLRFTNKKRLELHIRTHFEDDNGPFKCHICGKGYIDEDYFKRHVKGHNFDHQSHKKRIEKLRKNKVKCPICARYYPDLVKLIRHLRRTHPESKMIKEDPDAPPPNYYSCKLCAKVFLDERRLQFHEEAHLRKPEFFKCKFCGKKTISLKNHRVHIKGHLTQKYIDNPLKCPHCEEKFMRGYDLHYHLRDAHDINETWIEERGKQTLDGPLKDLQCSICYKVLASKGNFERHIDYHNSLRCNYCFDYFSSLRFLEGHLAFSCDKKKLIGETEIYPKKVKCHICYKPFHLQVKLDCHLRTQHDIRTFKKASEGKQEIVCDYCFKVFENEYALNTHKIYHRTVGYYGCIYCNRKFNNMTSYRKHKNHHFSQMNIDEPTKCEHCDETFVAFREMIYHMRDVHGDDKEWIIQPKVSIEEKCNICQKTFFNLHRHLDYHEENKCKKCGEYFFSRADFDNHLCAIDSDEEVTENNTNGTRPVYEECSFCFKPVTRKNSKRSHNQIHKGSGSISCRFCTLKFKTMDAFNIHAFSHRSRKYKKKPIKCRKCGEQFVKYGPFIKHMRFVHKCSKKLHYRATVKPEKCVVCNEDFPNLHNHYRAHLQNQCQECLKYFTSSKAFSLHDCNKEDADPSKVFTSDANLPALINSYVPKDEKDDEKYYGHDDEGEEEDESANLETGTQDEDSQASIDIDEGKVHNMVHAPIISDVLSLYKKKDVNTNCETGNDEQNSVSGSVVILTDDDSIGFEGNVPVITIDD